In Phreatobacter stygius, a genomic segment contains:
- a CDS encoding ABC transporter ATP-binding protein — protein MALFEAKGLHLRFGDRVVLENISLAFEAGKLSGIMGPNGAGKTTCFNVLTGRYRPDRGQVLFDGQDITGLKPHRIARLGIARSFQLMNLFDEFSVFENVAIALPATRGRVHDPLGQAYADPAVAAAAMAVLERVGLARRADDPAKSLPYGARRALEIAVALASDPKLLFLDEPTAGLGSDGRARLATLIRSLKGLVTIVIIEHDMDFLFSLADEISVIHWGQVIAHGSPAELMANPWVKASSLGTVN, from the coding sequence ATGGCCTTGTTCGAAGCCAAGGGCCTGCATCTGCGCTTCGGCGACCGGGTGGTGCTGGAGAATATTTCGCTCGCCTTCGAGGCCGGCAAGCTCTCCGGCATCATGGGGCCGAACGGCGCCGGCAAGACCACCTGCTTCAACGTGCTGACCGGCCGCTATCGGCCCGATCGCGGCCAGGTGCTGTTCGACGGCCAGGACATTACCGGCCTGAAACCGCACCGGATCGCCAGGCTCGGCATAGCCCGGTCGTTCCAGCTGATGAACCTGTTCGACGAATTCAGCGTGTTCGAGAATGTCGCGATCGCGCTGCCGGCGACCCGCGGGCGCGTCCATGACCCGCTCGGCCAGGCCTATGCCGATCCTGCCGTCGCCGCCGCCGCCATGGCGGTGCTGGAACGGGTCGGCCTGGCGCGCCGCGCCGACGACCCGGCGAAGTCGCTGCCTTATGGCGCCAGGCGCGCGCTGGAAATCGCCGTTGCGCTCGCCTCCGATCCGAAGCTGTTGTTCCTCGACGAGCCGACCGCCGGTCTCGGCAGCGATGGCCGGGCCCGGCTCGCCACGCTGATCCGCAGCCTGAAGGGCCTGGTCACCATCGTGATCATCGAACACGACATGGATTTCCTGTTCTCGCTCGCCGACGAGATTTCGGTGATCCATTGGGGCCAGGTGATCGCGCATGGCTCGCCGGCCGAACTGATGGCCAATCCATGGGTCAAAGCCTCAAGCCTCGGGACGGTGAACTGA
- a CDS encoding ATP-binding cassette domain-containing protein, translating into MSTAPLLVLDRVEKVYHRGLIVRTPAFRLGVDLSFDRSEIVGVLGPNGAGKTTLFEMIAGSNTPNGGEIRIAGHDIHQVRYRERDRLAIHYHQSYQVRRFAKTKPAFLMQRAESVYPLVHLFDEPQFNTQDGYIGFMLDFFRRLKREGRLVFVCLHPTAPFQLDILQEICDRFLFVAGGRVAAFADFDQTVRDQAVRAYLGELAPVAAPAPRLQN; encoded by the coding sequence ATGAGTACCGCGCCGCTGCTTGTCCTCGACCGGGTCGAGAAGGTCTATCACCGCGGCCTGATCGTCCGCACGCCGGCCTTCCGGCTCGGCGTCGACCTCAGCTTCGACCGATCGGAAATCGTCGGGGTGCTGGGACCGAACGGCGCCGGCAAGACCACCCTGTTCGAGATGATCGCCGGGTCCAACACACCGAATGGCGGCGAGATCCGGATCGCCGGTCACGACATCCATCAGGTGCGCTATCGCGAGCGCGACCGGCTCGCCATCCACTATCACCAGTCCTACCAGGTGCGCCGTTTCGCCAAGACCAAGCCGGCCTTTCTGATGCAGCGGGCTGAAAGCGTCTATCCGCTGGTCCATCTGTTCGACGAACCGCAGTTCAACACCCAGGACGGTTATATCGGCTTCATGCTGGATTTCTTCCGCCGGCTGAAGCGCGAAGGCCGGCTGGTCTTCGTCTGCCTGCATCCGACCGCGCCGTTCCAGCTCGATATCCTCCAGGAGATCTGCGACCGCTTCCTGTTCGTGGCCGGCGGCCGGGTCGCCGCATTTGCCGATTTCGACCAGACGGTGCGCGACCAGGCAGTGCGCGCCTATCTGGGTGAACTGGCGCCTGTGGCGGCACCCGCGCCCCGGCTCCAAAATTGA
- a CDS encoding lysophospholipid acyltransferase family protein, with the protein MVTIRSKTFDILFGLWTALFGAFIPVLMLVGSPRMVRSVSRRWVRGALFLLKHVVGLDYVERGLENRPAGPCIVLSNHQSTWETLAANVLFPDVAVVAKKELLKVPVFGWYLRNQPMITIDRELGTQALRRMIDGAKTALAEGRPVLVFPEGTRKSPDEPIDFKRGVEMIYARLDVPVLPVVVNSGRFWGISGGARRPGTIVVSYLPAIPPGLTGNEMVERATAAMEAERLRIG; encoded by the coding sequence ATGGTCACCATTCGCTCGAAGACGTTCGACATCCTGTTCGGCCTGTGGACCGCGCTGTTCGGCGCTTTCATTCCGGTGCTCATGCTGGTCGGCTCGCCGCGCATGGTCCGCTCGGTGTCGCGGCGCTGGGTGCGCGGCGCGCTGTTCCTTCTGAAACATGTCGTCGGGCTCGATTATGTCGAGCGTGGCCTGGAAAACCGGCCAGCCGGCCCCTGCATCGTCTTGAGCAACCACCAGTCGACCTGGGAGACGCTGGCCGCCAACGTGCTGTTTCCCGATGTCGCCGTGGTCGCCAAGAAGGAATTGCTCAAGGTGCCGGTGTTCGGCTGGTATCTGAGAAACCAGCCGATGATCACCATCGACCGGGAGCTCGGCACCCAGGCGCTGCGCAGGATGATCGACGGCGCGAAGACGGCGCTGGCCGAGGGCCGGCCGGTTCTGGTCTTTCCGGAAGGCACGCGCAAGAGCCCGGACGAACCGATCGACTTCAAGCGCGGCGTCGAGATGATCTATGCAAGGCTCGACGTGCCGGTGCTGCCGGTGGTGGTGAATTCGGGCCGTTTCTGGGGCATTTCCGGCGGCGCCCGGCGCCCCGGCACCATTGTCGTGTCCTATCTGCCGGCGATACCGCCAGGCCTGACCGGCAATGAAATGGTCGAGCGGGCCACGGCCGCGATGGAAGCCGAGCGGCTCAGGATCGGCTGA
- a CDS encoding hydantoinase B/oxoprolinase family protein — protein sequence MTQRWRIGFDIGGTFTDFILYDGVEKSVRLHKRLTTPHDPSEAALIGLEELVAMAGITLGEVSEIVHGTTLVTNAVIERKGAKLGLITTRGFRDILEMGTEQRYDIYDLFLAFPEPFVTRDLRLEVAERIDRDGAVVTALDEKAVRAQAERLAAAGCQAIAICFLNSYRNPQHEQAAGRIVREALPQLTVSLSSEVVAEIWEYQRFVTTCANAYVQPLMHSYLARLQRELEARSFTGALRLMHSAGGLVSPETARTLPIRLLESGPAGGGLATALFGELAGHKDVISFDMGGTTAKACMIENGRAEIAQMIEAGRVNRFAKGSGLPIKAPVIDMIEIGAGGGSIAAIDEVGLLKVGPHSAGSDPGPACYGMGGTRPTVTDANLVLGYYDPGFFLGGRMALDAKAAADAIATVAAPLDLTVEEAAWGIHKVVVESMAAAARVHLVEKGKDPRRYAMVGFGGAGPAHAADVARVLGVKEVIIPPASGAASALGFLVAPLSFDMVRSLPVEFSEGFDAAGVNALLTELEAEGRRHLVEAGVKPDDITVERGADMRLVGQMHDIAVPLPGGAISAASLGAIRQAFTTVYSSRYTSVYEGARLEAINFRVRCAGPAATLSLSGATGGGDAGAKIKGTRRAWFDGGWQDATVYDRYALRPGDRLAGPAIIEEREATTIVPPGDHVTVDEVLDLIIAIGQADAVETVISADMPVAEAARRIEADPIALEIMWSRLVNVVEEMWLTVCRTAFSLVISEAQDFACELLDPEGETLAHSPRAMPVFNLTLPRAVKALLARYPAETLKPGDVLITNDPWLCAGHLFDIAVVTPVFMGDRVVGLMGTVGHVSDIGGTKDSMRAREIYEEGFQIPPMKLYEAGKPNETLLRLLGENVRNSEQVLGDLHSFVAANAIGAERLASFMADYGMQDLRALASVVQNRSEKAMREAIAALPDGIYHGTVTNNPLGTPMTYPLALTVKGETIELDFAGAPAQLPQGGLNCTLNYTTAHATYPLKCMLTPNVRGNAGCYRAFTVKAPEGSILNCDKPMAVNLRTRTGWYIAPNIFRALSKAAPTQVQAFTGLPVAANVYGRDRAGDTYSDMLFMGGGQGGSAHGDGKSGLLYPTSAANTSIETFEARVPVLVIEKTYIADSGGAGRHRGGLGQQVRLRKLTDDGLPTLVSVYPEGVNNPIPGLFGGKAGGGASGRVLDDTGHLIKDCGTGELVQIDKPHEVVEVVLAGGAGYGDPAERPREAVAADVAFGLVTPDAAKRDYGLHGAEPRRAVAAEKSGILVA from the coding sequence ATGACCCAGCGTTGGCGCATCGGCTTCGACATCGGCGGAACCTTCACCGATTTCATCCTCTATGACGGCGTCGAGAAATCGGTCCGCCTGCACAAGCGCCTGACCACGCCGCACGATCCGTCCGAGGCAGCCCTGATCGGGCTCGAGGAACTGGTCGCCATGGCCGGCATCACGCTTGGCGAGGTATCCGAGATCGTCCACGGCACGACGCTGGTGACCAATGCGGTGATCGAGCGCAAGGGCGCCAAGCTCGGCCTGATCACCACGCGCGGCTTCCGCGACATCCTGGAGATGGGCACCGAGCAGCGCTACGACATCTATGACCTGTTCCTGGCCTTCCCCGAGCCCTTCGTGACGCGCGACCTCAGGCTGGAGGTCGCCGAGCGGATCGATCGTGACGGCGCCGTCGTCACCGCCCTGGACGAGAAGGCGGTGCGCGCCCAGGCCGAACGGCTCGCCGCCGCCGGCTGCCAGGCGATCGCCATTTGCTTCCTCAACAGCTATCGCAACCCGCAGCACGAACAGGCGGCCGGCCGGATCGTGCGCGAGGCCTTGCCTCAGCTGACCGTGTCGCTGTCGAGCGAAGTGGTTGCCGAGATCTGGGAATATCAGCGCTTCGTCACCACCTGCGCCAACGCCTATGTCCAGCCCTTGATGCACAGCTACCTGGCGCGCCTGCAGCGTGAGCTCGAAGCCCGTTCGTTCACCGGCGCGCTCCGCCTGATGCATTCGGCCGGCGGGCTGGTGTCGCCCGAGACCGCCCGCACCTTGCCGATCCGCTTGCTGGAGAGCGGGCCGGCCGGTGGCGGCCTGGCCACCGCCCTGTTCGGCGAGCTTGCCGGCCACAAGGACGTCATTTCTTTCGACATGGGCGGCACGACGGCCAAGGCCTGCATGATCGAGAACGGCCGCGCCGAGATCGCCCAGATGATCGAGGCCGGCCGGGTCAACCGCTTCGCCAAGGGGTCCGGCCTGCCGATCAAGGCGCCGGTCATCGACATGATCGAGATTGGCGCCGGCGGCGGCTCGATCGCGGCGATCGACGAGGTCGGCCTGTTGAAGGTCGGCCCGCATTCGGCCGGCTCCGATCCGGGCCCGGCCTGCTACGGCATGGGCGGCACGAGGCCAACCGTAACCGACGCCAACCTGGTGCTCGGCTATTATGATCCCGGCTTCTTCCTCGGCGGGCGCATGGCGCTCGACGCCAAGGCCGCCGCCGACGCCATCGCAACGGTTGCCGCCCCGCTCGACCTGACGGTCGAGGAGGCCGCCTGGGGCATCCACAAGGTGGTGGTCGAGAGCATGGCGGCCGCCGCCCGCGTCCACCTGGTCGAGAAGGGCAAGGATCCCCGCCGCTACGCCATGGTCGGTTTCGGCGGCGCCGGCCCGGCCCATGCCGCCGACGTGGCGCGCGTGCTCGGCGTCAAGGAAGTGATCATTCCGCCAGCCTCGGGCGCGGCTTCCGCGCTCGGCTTCCTGGTCGCGCCGCTGTCCTTCGACATGGTCCGTTCGCTGCCGGTGGAATTTTCCGAGGGCTTCGATGCGGCCGGTGTCAACGCGCTCCTGACCGAGCTCGAGGCCGAAGGCCGCCGCCATCTGGTCGAGGCCGGCGTCAAACCCGACGACATCACGGTGGAGCGCGGCGCCGACATGCGCCTGGTCGGCCAGATGCACGACATTGCCGTGCCGCTGCCGGGCGGCGCCATCAGCGCGGCGAGCCTCGGCGCCATCCGCCAAGCCTTCACCACGGTCTATTCGTCGCGCTACACCTCGGTCTATGAGGGCGCGCGCCTGGAGGCGATCAATTTCCGCGTCCGCTGCGCCGGTCCCGCCGCGACGCTGTCGCTATCAGGGGCAACCGGCGGCGGCGATGCCGGCGCCAAGATCAAAGGCACGCGCCGCGCCTGGTTCGACGGCGGCTGGCAGGATGCCACCGTCTATGACCGCTATGCCCTGCGCCCGGGCGACAGGCTGGCCGGCCCGGCCATTATCGAGGAGCGGGAAGCCACCACCATCGTGCCGCCCGGCGACCACGTCACGGTCGATGAGGTGCTCGACCTGATCATCGCCATCGGCCAGGCCGACGCGGTCGAGACGGTGATATCAGCCGACATGCCGGTGGCGGAAGCCGCCCGCCGGATCGAGGCCGATCCGATCGCGCTGGAGATCATGTGGAGCCGCCTCGTCAATGTCGTCGAGGAAATGTGGCTGACCGTCTGCCGCACCGCCTTCTCGCTGGTGATCTCGGAAGCGCAGGATTTCGCCTGCGAACTGCTCGATCCAGAAGGCGAGACGCTGGCGCACAGCCCGCGCGCCATGCCGGTGTTCAACCTGACCCTGCCGCGCGCGGTGAAGGCGCTGCTCGCGCGTTATCCCGCCGAGACGCTGAAGCCCGGCGACGTGCTGATCACCAATGATCCCTGGCTCTGCGCCGGCCACCTGTTCGACATCGCCGTGGTGACGCCGGTGTTCATGGGCGACCGGGTGGTCGGCCTGATGGGCACGGTCGGCCATGTCTCCGACATCGGCGGCACCAAGGACAGCATGCGGGCGCGCGAGATCTATGAGGAAGGTTTCCAGATCCCGCCGATGAAGCTCTACGAGGCGGGCAAGCCGAACGAGACCTTGCTGCGGCTGCTCGGCGAGAATGTCCGCAATTCCGAACAGGTGCTGGGCGACCTGCATTCCTTCGTCGCCGCCAACGCCATCGGCGCCGAGCGGCTGGCATCCTTCATGGCCGATTACGGCATGCAGGACCTGCGGGCGCTGGCTTCCGTCGTCCAGAACCGCTCGGAAAAGGCCATGCGCGAGGCGATCGCGGCGCTGCCCGACGGCATCTATCACGGCACGGTCACCAACAATCCCCTGGGCACGCCGATGACCTATCCGCTGGCGCTGACGGTGAAGGGCGAGACCATCGAGCTCGACTTCGCCGGCGCTCCCGCGCAATTGCCGCAAGGCGGGCTCAACTGCACGCTGAACTACACCACGGCGCACGCGACCTACCCGTTGAAATGCATGCTGACGCCGAATGTGCGCGGCAATGCCGGCTGCTACCGCGCCTTCACGGTGAAGGCGCCGGAGGGTTCGATCCTCAACTGCGACAAGCCGATGGCGGTGAACCTGCGGACCCGCACCGGCTGGTATATCGCACCCAACATCTTCCGGGCGCTGTCCAAGGCGGCGCCGACCCAGGTCCAGGCTTTCACCGGCCTGCCGGTGGCGGCCAATGTCTATGGCCGCGACCGCGCCGGCGACACCTATTCGGACATGCTGTTCATGGGTGGCGGCCAGGGCGGCTCGGCCCATGGCGACGGCAAGTCGGGCCTGCTCTATCCGACCTCGGCGGCCAATACCTCGATCGAGACCTTCGAGGCGCGCGTGCCGGTGCTGGTGATCGAGAAGACCTATATCGCCGATTCCGGCGGCGCCGGCCGGCATCGCGGCGGCCTCGGCCAGCAGGTCAGGCTGCGCAAGCTGACCGATGACGGCCTGCCGACGCTGGTCTCGGTCTATCCGGAAGGGGTCAACAATCCGATCCCCGGCCTGTTCGGCGGCAAGGCGGGCGGCGGCGCGTCCGGCCGCGTGCTTGATGACACCGGCCACCTGATCAAGGATTGCGGCACCGGCGAACTGGTTCAGATCGACAAGCCCCACGAGGTGGTCGAGGTCGTGCTGGCCGGCGGCGCCGGCTATGGCGATCCGGCCGAGCGCCCGCGCGAGGCGGTCGCCGCCGACGTCGCGTTCGGGCTGGTCACACCGGACGCCGCCAAGCGCGATTACGGCTTGCATGGCGCGGAACCGCGGCGCGCGGTCGCCGCGGAGAAGTCCGGCATTCTGGTTGCATGA
- a CDS encoding branched-chain amino acid ABC transporter permease, whose amino-acid sequence MLIDLLPHLVNGLTLGLLFALIALGFMLILGLMEQINLAHGSLFALGAYFAFAIATPRLPLPPDMLKIWAGVPLGWRYTAAILIAPVLVAPFGVVIERLMRRTYGRDPLYGLLLTFGIAMVLEDLIRAVWGTRDYVLPVPRDISGGFLFLDLIWSRYRFWAAAFAIAAIAIVWLVVERTRFGAMVKAGAHDSEIVQALGIDLKKLRTGVFVFGTMLAALAGVILAPIWGIRPHMGVDAVVPAFLVIVLGGVGSFWGAVIAGLLVGMVVGLSGAYASEWSLLSMYLLLILVVTFRARGLFGKKSVLEA is encoded by the coding sequence ATGCTGATTGATCTCCTGCCGCATCTGGTCAACGGCCTGACGCTAGGCCTGCTGTTCGCGCTGATCGCGCTCGGCTTCATGCTGATCCTCGGCCTGATGGAGCAGATCAATCTCGCCCATGGCTCGCTGTTCGCGCTCGGCGCCTATTTCGCCTTTGCCATCGCGACGCCGCGCCTGCCTTTGCCGCCCGACATGCTGAAGATCTGGGCCGGCGTGCCGCTCGGCTGGCGCTATACCGCGGCGATCCTGATCGCGCCGGTGCTGGTCGCCCCGTTCGGCGTGGTGATCGAGCGGCTGATGCGGCGCACCTATGGCCGCGACCCGCTCTACGGCCTGTTGCTGACCTTCGGCATCGCCATGGTGCTGGAGGACCTGATCCGGGCGGTCTGGGGCACCCGCGACTATGTCCTGCCGGTGCCGCGCGACATTTCCGGCGGCTTCCTGTTCCTCGATCTGATCTGGTCGAGATATCGCTTCTGGGCCGCCGCTTTCGCCATCGCGGCGATCGCCATCGTCTGGCTGGTGGTCGAGCGCACCCGCTTCGGCGCCATGGTCAAGGCCGGCGCCCATGACAGCGAGATCGTCCAGGCGCTGGGCATCGACCTGAAGAAGCTGCGCACCGGGGTCTTCGTCTTCGGCACCATGCTGGCGGCGCTCGCCGGCGTCATCCTGGCGCCGATCTGGGGCATCCGCCCGCATATGGGGGTCGACGCGGTGGTCCCGGCCTTCCTGGTCATCGTGCTCGGCGGGGTCGGCAGCTTCTGGGGGGCGGTCATTGCCGGTCTCCTGGTCGGCATGGTGGTCGGCCTGTCCGGGGCCTATGCCTCGGAGTGGTCGCTGCTCTCGATGTATCTCTTGCTCATCCTTGTCGTGACCTTCCGCGCGCGCGGGCTGTTCGGCAAGAAGAGCGTGCTGGAGGCCTGA
- a CDS encoding ABC transporter ATP-binding protein codes for MLDVQAVDTFHGETQALFGVSLTVRDGEVLALLGANGAGKTTLLRSILGLTRPRHGEIRFRGRTITANPTHQIARQGIGWVPDDRRLCPTLTVEKNLALGIKRTAFRPWTLGEVTEIFSALKYLMSRDAETLSGGEMQMVAIARALLGSPGLVLFDEPSQGLAPKIVNDVMAVIRRLKAEGIAAIVVEQNADVALSVADRVVVLQRGQVAWSGEAAELVADAALKRSLIGGVQ; via the coding sequence ATGCTCGATGTCCAGGCGGTCGACACTTTCCACGGCGAGACCCAGGCGCTGTTCGGCGTCTCGCTGACCGTGCGCGACGGCGAGGTCCTGGCGCTGCTCGGCGCCAATGGCGCGGGCAAGACCACACTGTTGCGCTCGATCCTCGGCCTGACCCGGCCGCGGCACGGCGAGATCCGGTTCCGCGGCCGGACCATTACCGCGAACCCGACCCACCAGATCGCCCGGCAGGGCATTGGCTGGGTGCCCGACGACCGCCGGCTCTGCCCGACACTGACGGTGGAAAAGAACCTGGCGCTCGGCATCAAGCGCACGGCGTTCCGGCCCTGGACGCTCGGCGAGGTCACCGAGATCTTCTCGGCGCTCAAATATCTGATGAGCCGCGACGCCGAGACCCTGTCCGGCGGCGAGATGCAAATGGTGGCGATCGCCCGCGCCCTGCTCGGCAGTCCCGGGCTGGTGCTGTTCGACGAGCCGAGCCAGGGGCTCGCGCCGAAGATCGTCAACGACGTGATGGCGGTGATCCGGCGCCTGAAGGCCGAAGGCATCGCCGCGATCGTCGTCGAGCAGAATGCCGATGTCGCGCTGTCAGTCGCCGACCGGGTGGTGGTGCTGCAGCGCGGCCAGGTCGCCTGGTCGGGCGAGGCGGCCGAGCTTGTCGCCGATGCCGCACTCAAGCGTTCGCTGATCGGAGGCGTGCAATGA
- a CDS encoding IclR family transcriptional regulator, which produces MSILSSAADVLRCFSVTRNELTVTEVSSVLGLPKSNVSRLLRAMRDAGFLETVGETKRYRPGLLLHQTGHIYRFATSLIDRTDAIVARVAAEIGHTGYISMRRGGEVVGITVHPGRNILRVVSTIGDRISAFASSTGRALLARLPDDEVRKLYAQGFVPPSATAPQTLDDLITRLAAIRRAGFAESHDEAVRGVGAISVAVGDPVTGDEAALCISYPASTVTPHERTRIIAALGEGAAEIAAVIGDKRFIPVRFPIEEKSL; this is translated from the coding sequence ATGTCCATCCTTTCCAGCGCGGCCGATGTGCTCCGTTGTTTCTCCGTCACCCGCAACGAGCTGACGGTGACCGAAGTGTCGTCGGTGCTCGGCCTGCCGAAGAGCAATGTGTCGCGCCTGCTGCGCGCAATGCGCGATGCCGGATTTCTGGAAACCGTGGGCGAAACCAAACGCTACCGGCCCGGCCTGCTGCTGCACCAGACCGGCCACATCTATCGCTTCGCGACCTCGCTGATCGACCGGACCGACGCGATCGTGGCGCGGGTCGCGGCCGAGATCGGCCATACCGGCTATATCAGCATGCGGCGCGGCGGCGAGGTGGTCGGCATCACCGTGCACCCCGGCCGCAACATCCTGCGCGTGGTCTCGACCATCGGCGACCGGATCTCGGCCTTTGCCAGCAGCACCGGCCGCGCCCTGCTCGCCCGGCTGCCCGATGACGAGGTGCGCAAGCTCTACGCCCAGGGTTTCGTGCCGCCGTCTGCCACCGCGCCGCAGACGCTCGACGACCTGATCACGCGGCTTGCCGCGATCCGCCGGGCGGGCTTTGCCGAATCCCATGACGAGGCGGTGCGCGGGGTCGGCGCCATCTCGGTCGCCGTCGGCGATCCCGTCACCGGCGACGAGGCCGCGCTGTGCATTTCTTATCCCGCATCCACCGTCACGCCGCATGAGCGGACCCGGATCATCGCGGCGCTCGGCGAAGGGGCCGCCGAGATCGCCGCCGTGATCGGCGACAAGCGTTTTATTCCCGTGAGATTTCCTATTGAGGAGAAGAGCTTATGA
- a CDS encoding ABC transporter substrate-binding protein — MTSFLSRLGLAGAALVLAHIAPVAAQGQAPIPLPDAIRSAGTIRVGIEATYPPMAYKDPATNERRGLNVDLVTAIAKELNIAIQWEEMTFEQLITGITAGRVDFSGSSMTDLPARREKLSFVDYISTGPQIFTTSQQAGGIATPLDMCGKSIATPRTTNYFPTAQAWSEANCVAAGRPPMQVIGTAGAAASRADLQQGRANAALLGAEYVTYLRQQNPGAFVAVGAPIGRNLSGLAFPRGNPALRDAVAAALTRLMANGTYLALLKKHGLESQALTEVGIDAGQ, encoded by the coding sequence ATGACCAGTTTTCTATCGCGCCTCGGCCTTGCCGGCGCAGCCTTGGTTCTTGCTCACATCGCGCCGGTGGCGGCGCAGGGCCAGGCCCCGATCCCGCTGCCGGACGCGATCCGCAGCGCCGGCACGATCCGCGTCGGCATCGAGGCGACCTATCCGCCGATGGCCTACAAGGACCCGGCGACCAATGAGCGCCGCGGCCTGAATGTCGACCTGGTGACCGCCATCGCCAAGGAATTGAACATCGCCATCCAGTGGGAGGAAATGACCTTCGAGCAATTGATCACCGGCATCACCGCCGGACGGGTCGATTTCAGCGGCAGTTCGATGACCGACCTGCCGGCACGCCGCGAGAAGCTGAGCTTCGTCGACTATATCTCGACCGGCCCGCAGATCTTCACCACCAGCCAGCAGGCCGGCGGCATCGCCACCCCGCTCGACATGTGCGGCAAGTCGATCGCCACGCCGCGCACCACCAATTATTTCCCGACCGCGCAAGCCTGGAGCGAGGCCAATTGCGTCGCCGCCGGCCGGCCGCCGATGCAGGTGATCGGCACGGCGGGCGCCGCCGCCAGTCGCGCCGACCTGCAGCAGGGCCGTGCCAATGCCGCCCTGCTGGGCGCCGAATATGTCACCTATCTGCGCCAGCAGAACCCCGGCGCCTTCGTGGCGGTGGGCGCGCCGATCGGCCGCAACCTTTCCGGCCTCGCCTTTCCGCGCGGCAATCCGGCGCTACGCGACGCCGTCGCGGCGGCGCTGACCCGGCTGATGGCCAACGGCACCTATCTGGCGCTGTTGAAAAAACATGGGCTGGAAAGCCAGGCCCTGACCGAAGTCGGTATCGACGCCGGCCAGTGA
- a CDS encoding branched-chain amino acid ABC transporter permease — translation MDARRTVPTLTPAMLVTWALFATLPFWIEPIGLYHYLGIEILIFATYALAYNLVLGHAGLPSFGHGAFFGIGAYAFGLAQFNIAPNLWICLAVAVLATALAGALVALFISHRRGIYFSLMTIAFGQVFWFVAMKAHAITGGEDGLLKIARLPADLGLTAIPLETNVALYYGVLAMFMLVSLGLWRLIHSPFGRVVKAIKQNEERARFIGYDVWACKFAVIVLSAALSGLAGGLFAMAQRSAFPDVMSLHYSGYIVMMTLIGGGLVSFWGPVIGAVVFFLARDLIGALTTSWMLWFGLLFVILVLFRPEGLAGLFEALRRKPPPAPVAAPDAKEA, via the coding sequence ATGGACGCCCGCCGGACGGTTCCGACGCTGACGCCCGCCATGCTGGTCACATGGGCCCTGTTCGCCACGCTGCCGTTCTGGATCGAGCCCATCGGGCTCTACCACTATCTCGGCATCGAGATCCTGATCTTCGCGACCTATGCGCTCGCCTATAACCTGGTGCTCGGCCATGCCGGCCTGCCCTCGTTCGGCCACGGCGCGTTTTTCGGCATCGGCGCCTATGCCTTCGGGCTCGCCCAATTCAACATCGCGCCGAACCTCTGGATCTGCCTCGCCGTCGCGGTGCTGGCGACCGCGCTTGCCGGCGCCCTGGTGGCCCTGTTCATCTCGCACCGGCGCGGCATCTATTTCTCGCTGATGACGATCGCCTTCGGCCAGGTGTTCTGGTTCGTCGCGATGAAGGCGCACGCGATCACCGGCGGCGAGGACGGCCTGTTGAAGATCGCCCGGCTGCCGGCCGATCTCGGCCTGACGGCGATCCCGCTCGAGACCAATGTGGCGCTCTATTACGGCGTGCTGGCGATGTTCATGCTGGTGTCGCTCGGGCTCTGGCGGCTGATCCATTCGCCGTTCGGACGGGTGGTGAAAGCGATCAAGCAGAACGAGGAGCGCGCCCGCTTCATCGGCTACGACGTCTGGGCCTGCAAGTTCGCCGTCATCGTGCTGTCGGCGGCGCTCTCGGGCCTGGCCGGCGGGCTGTTCGCCATGGCCCAGCGCTCGGCCTTTCCCGATGTGATGAGCCTGCACTATTCCGGCTATATCGTCATGATGACGCTGATCGGCGGCGGCCTCGTGTCGTTCTGGGGGCCGGTGATCGGCGCCGTCGTGTTCTTCCTGGCACGCGACCTGATCGGTGCCCTGACCACCAGCTGGATGCTGTGGTTCGGCCTGTTGTTCGTCATCCTGGTGCTGTTCCGGCCCGAGGGGCTTGCCGGCCTGTTCGAGGCGCTGCGCCGCAAGCCGCCGCCGGCGCCGGTCGCCGCGCCCGATGCGAAGGAGGCCTGA